The Leptolyngbya iicbica LK DNA window GTTGTGGTCGATTTTTGGGCGGCGTGGTGTGGTCCTTGCAAGCTTATGAACCCGATTATCGACAGCTTGGCCGAAGAGTTTGACGGTCAGGCGAAGCTCGCCAAGATCAACATCGACGAGTACGAAGAACTCGCGAGTCAGTATCACATCATGGGGGTGCCCACCCTCCTATTTTTCAAAGATGGCAATCTGATCGATCGCACCGAAGGCGTAATGGCGCAAGGGGCGATCGCGGAAAAAATCAACGGTCTGCTCTAATACTGTCGCTGCCCTAAACCGCCGGTCTGAGCTCGCCAGATGACAAGGGTCAACTGTCGTC harbors:
- the trxA gene encoding thioredoxin; this translates as MAAATKYVTLTDANFETEVLQSNVPVVVDFWAAWCGPCKLMNPIIDSLAEEFDGQAKLAKINIDEYEELASQYHIMGVPTLLFFKDGNLIDRTEGVMAQGAIAEKINGLL